Proteins from a single region of Desulfolutivibrio sulfoxidireducens:
- a CDS encoding capsule biosynthesis protein, with translation MTPASTTWNSQAGADEPAPGPRERSFLFLQGPQSRFFRRLGLAVQACGSRVLKVNFCGGDVLHWPRPFTRLYRGSREDWPQWVAEVMDRLAVTDILLMGDKRPLNRDAICIARSRDIRVHVLEEGYLRPNHITLERDGVNTRSRLPGTPEAVRDLAARLPDPPPYRHIPDSLRTRVLDTIRHHVGNALLFGLFPRYRTHRPYTIGWELTGWLPRYCTRRGRSKKALAAQAGIFSSARPYFLFPLQLDADAQVRSYSHYGVRDSIMQVLSSFACAAPPDGLLVVKNHPLDNGLIDLARFVDSFARATGIRDRILFLDGGQGRRLMESPLCRGMVVVNSTMGLEALALGSPVFSLGRAPYAMPGLAVTPSETALDRFWSDPRPPDESLLRDFVTILHHQALVPGNFYTDEGIAAAVDGSLRRLGLTP, from the coding sequence ATGACGCCAGCCTCGACGACCTGGAATAGCCAGGCCGGGGCCGATGAACCCGCGCCGGGGCCGCGGGAAAGGTCCTTTCTCTTTCTGCAAGGCCCGCAAAGCCGGTTTTTCCGCCGTCTGGGACTGGCTGTCCAGGCCTGCGGGTCGAGAGTGCTCAAGGTCAACTTCTGCGGCGGCGACGTCCTGCATTGGCCCCGGCCGTTCACCCGCCTGTACCGGGGGTCCCGGGAAGACTGGCCGCAATGGGTCGCCGAGGTCATGGATCGCCTCGCCGTGACGGACATCCTGCTTATGGGCGACAAGCGGCCCCTGAACCGCGACGCCATCTGCATCGCCCGCTCCCGGGACATCAGGGTCCATGTGCTGGAGGAGGGCTACCTGCGTCCCAATCACATCACCTTGGAGCGCGACGGGGTCAACACCCGCTCGCGCCTGCCCGGCACCCCCGAGGCCGTGCGGGATCTCGCGGCCCGGCTGCCCGATCCTCCTCCCTACCGCCACATCCCGGACAGCCTGCGCACCCGCGTCCTGGACACCATCCGCCACCATGTGGGCAACGCCCTGCTTTTTGGCCTGTTCCCCCGTTACCGGACCCATCGCCCCTACACCATCGGCTGGGAGCTGACGGGTTGGCTGCCCAGATACTGCACCCGGCGCGGACGATCGAAAAAGGCCCTGGCGGCCCAGGCCGGGATTTTTTCGTCCGCGCGACCCTATTTCCTTTTCCCGCTGCAGCTCGATGCCGATGCGCAGGTGCGTTCCTATTCCCACTACGGCGTGCGCGACTCCATCATGCAGGTGCTGTCCTCCTTTGCCTGCGCCGCGCCGCCGGATGGCCTCCTTGTGGTGAAAAACCACCCCCTGGACAACGGCCTCATCGATCTGGCCCGGTTCGTGGACAGCTTCGCCCGGGCCACGGGCATACGGGATCGCATCCTCTTCCTTGACGGCGGCCAGGGCCGCCGCCTCATGGAGTCGCCACTGTGCCGGGGCATGGTCGTGGTCAACAGCACCATGGGTCTGGAGGCCCTGGCCCTGGGAAGTCCGGTCTTCTCGCTTGGCAGGGCGCCCTATGCCATGCCCGGCCTGGCCGTCACACCGTCGGAAACGGCTCTTGACCGGTTCTGGTCGGACCCACGCCCGCCCGACGAATCGTTGCTGCGCGACTTCGTCACGATTTTGCACCATCAGGCCCTGGTGCCCGGAAATTTCTACACCGACGAGGGCATAGCCGCCGCGGTGGATGGTTCTCTTCGCCGCCTTGGCCTCACCCCATGA
- a CDS encoding SDR family NAD(P)-dependent oxidoreductase: MNASPCAGRHVLITGATGGLGQALALEYAEQGSRLTLTGRDPDRLALVADRCREKGAQAHTAVLDMRDGPAVREWIRGVDDACPVDVVIANAGVSSSLGPNDVAEAIEDVRRLFAVNALGAVETVSALAERMRKRGHGRLVLISSLGGWCGMPSSPAYSASKAAARVYGDALRAWLSPYGVRVSVVSPGFVDSPMSRRYKGDKPFSRSPGAAARSIRRGVDRGRAVIAFPGILALGITLLNLLPPRLGDAILRKFFAFSVVPDAESPRRGSA; the protein is encoded by the coding sequence ATGAACGCATCCCCCTGTGCCGGACGCCATGTCCTCATCACCGGGGCCACCGGGGGTCTGGGCCAGGCCCTGGCCCTGGAATACGCCGAACAGGGCTCGCGCCTGACCCTGACCGGCCGCGACCCCGACCGCCTGGCGCTTGTGGCCGACAGGTGCCGGGAAAAGGGGGCCCAGGCGCACACGGCCGTTCTGGACATGCGGGATGGGCCGGCCGTGCGCGAGTGGATTCGCGGCGTGGACGACGCCTGCCCGGTGGATGTGGTCATCGCCAACGCCGGGGTTTCAAGCTCCCTGGGCCCGAACGATGTGGCCGAGGCCATCGAGGACGTCCGGCGGCTTTTCGCGGTCAACGCCCTGGGCGCGGTGGAGACCGTCTCGGCCCTGGCCGAACGCATGCGCAAACGGGGCCATGGCCGGCTGGTCCTGATCAGCTCTCTGGGCGGATGGTGCGGCATGCCCTCGTCGCCGGCCTACAGCGCCAGCAAGGCCGCGGCCAGGGTCTACGGCGACGCGCTACGGGCCTGGCTTTCCCCGTATGGGGTTCGGGTCAGCGTGGTGTCCCCGGGCTTTGTGGATTCGCCCATGAGCCGGCGCTACAAGGGAGACAAGCCCTTTTCCCGCAGCCCGGGCGCGGCCGCGCGAAGCATCCGGCGTGGCGTGGACAGGGGCCGGGCGGTCATCGCCTTTCCGGGCATCCTGGCCCTGGGCATTACGCTTTTGAACCTGCTCCCGCCCCGGCTTGGCGACGCCATCCTGCGAAAATTCTTCGCCTTCAGCGTGGTTCCGGACGCCGAATCGCCGCGCCGGGGCAGCGCCTGA
- a CDS encoding GNAT family N-acetyltransferase, protein MTLTLRQADPEDAEHIARVVRAVSGGVADFLLAGASLFVSPERLLASLIMETGNPFSYENALLLEHNSTLAGLLLSYPWEQHAVPDILRKIVPKKRLAVIDGLLQMADAQSLYINTIWVDEPYRGTGTADDLLECAFLMATQLHLAKVSLHVWADNTRAVRFYRRHGFVPARHFDVPRQRLLPHDGGNFLMSREVGQTAGISREGQETP, encoded by the coding sequence ATGACACTGACCTTGCGCCAGGCCGATCCCGAGGACGCCGAACACATCGCCCGCGTCGTCAGGGCGGTATCTGGCGGCGTGGCCGACTTTCTGCTCGCGGGAGCGTCGCTTTTCGTCTCGCCGGAGCGGCTTTTGGCCTCCCTGATCATGGAGACGGGCAACCCCTTCAGCTATGAAAACGCGCTGCTTTTGGAGCACAACTCCACCCTCGCCGGGCTGTTGTTGTCCTATCCCTGGGAGCAGCACGCCGTGCCGGACATCCTGCGCAAGATCGTCCCCAAAAAAAGGCTGGCCGTCATCGACGGCCTGCTTCAGATGGCCGACGCCCAGAGCCTGTACATCAACACCATCTGGGTGGACGAACCCTACCGGGGGACAGGCACGGCTGACGACCTTCTGGAATGCGCCTTTCTTATGGCCACGCAGTTGCACCTGGCCAAGGTCAGCCTGCACGTCTGGGCCGACAACACCCGGGCCGTGCGTTTCTATCGTCGGCACGGTTTCGTGCCCGCGCGGCATTTCGACGTGCCCCGGCAGCGCCTGTTGCCCCATGACGGGGGGAACTTCCTCATGAGCCGGGAGGTGGGACAGACCGCCGGAATCAGTCGCGAAGGCCAGGAGACGCCATGA
- a CDS encoding LTA synthase family protein, producing MHPLLAFLAAMAASLAVHRFDTVSRRFHGFDPVIDGPPAAVSGMGFLGLLALTGRPVFSLILVAGGSILLCVVNRLKKRLFHEPIVFLDASLTMQVIRHPGFYVPYLFPRPVLYCGAVAAVGLALVWIWEPPADPRWRVAALAGLLAGLVGAGFLASLFTPQKRAPAVKLLRRHAPTLDANQDFARYGLFCSFFLHGLWHVHVRGRDGQPGIPRIETAPAAPATPAAPQSRPHPRPHLVLVQAESFFDVRRHLPDAPASLLAHYDRLTTRGTGGPFEVQTHGAYTMRTEFSVLTGLPLGSLGTDAFNPYFTASRQIVPSLAWRLREQGYRTACIHPFRLSFFRRNRVLPNLGFEELRGEKDFRRAKRCGPFVSDAALAQDVLAWLAASREPCFVFVITMEAHGPWKSGRLGNGGSSGMSPATFAGTPMDIYLHHLRHTDAMFGALADGLTQLPRPSVLCGYGDHVGCLPVDPCDQTTSGHMATQWLLWSTRTGIEGEKRALAPHELGRVAWDALFA from the coding sequence ATGCATCCCCTGCTGGCATTCCTGGCCGCCATGGCCGCAAGCCTCGCGGTGCACCGCTTCGACACGGTCAGTCGGCGTTTCCACGGTTTCGACCCGGTGATCGACGGGCCGCCGGCCGCGGTTTCGGGCATGGGTTTCCTGGGACTTCTGGCCCTCACCGGCAGGCCGGTTTTCAGCCTGATCCTGGTGGCCGGGGGATCGATCCTTCTTTGCGTGGTCAACCGCCTCAAAAAGCGGCTTTTCCACGAACCCATCGTCTTTCTCGACGCCAGCCTCACCATGCAGGTGATCCGCCACCCCGGTTTCTATGTCCCCTATCTCTTTCCCCGGCCGGTTCTTTACTGCGGGGCCGTGGCCGCCGTGGGCCTGGCCCTGGTCTGGATTTGGGAGCCGCCGGCGGATCCCCGCTGGCGCGTCGCGGCGCTTGCCGGCCTGCTGGCCGGTCTGGTCGGGGCCGGCTTTTTGGCCAGCCTTTTCACGCCGCAAAAACGCGCCCCGGCCGTGAAACTCCTTCGCCGCCACGCGCCGACCCTGGACGCCAACCAGGACTTTGCCCGATACGGCCTTTTCTGCTCCTTTTTCCTGCACGGTCTGTGGCACGTCCATGTACGCGGCAGGGACGGCCAGCCCGGCATCCCGCGCATCGAGACCGCGCCGGCCGCCCCGGCCACGCCGGCCGCGCCGCAGTCCCGGCCGCATCCCAGGCCGCACCTGGTCCTGGTCCAGGCGGAATCCTTCTTCGATGTGCGCCGGCATCTTCCGGACGCGCCGGCATCCCTGCTCGCGCACTACGACCGGCTGACGACCCGGGGAACGGGCGGCCCCTTCGAGGTCCAGACCCACGGGGCCTACACCATGCGCACCGAATTTTCGGTGCTGACCGGCCTGCCTCTCGGGTCCCTGGGCACCGACGCCTTCAACCCGTATTTCACGGCCAGCCGCCAGATCGTGCCCTCCCTGGCCTGGAGGCTTCGCGAGCAGGGCTATCGCACGGCCTGCATCCACCCCTTTCGCCTTTCCTTTTTCCGGCGCAACCGGGTTCTTCCCAACCTCGGTTTCGAGGAACTGCGGGGCGAAAAGGACTTCCGGCGGGCCAAGCGGTGCGGCCCCTTCGTCAGCGACGCGGCCCTGGCCCAGGACGTCCTGGCCTGGCTCGCCGCAAGCCGCGAGCCGTGTTTCGTGTTCGTCATCACCATGGAGGCCCACGGCCCCTGGAAATCAGGACGACTCGGCAACGGCGGGAGCTCCGGGATGTCCCCGGCGACCTTCGCGGGCACACCCATGGACATCTACCTGCACCACCTGCGGCACACGGACGCCATGTTCGGGGCCTTGGCCGACGGTCTGACCCAGCTCCCGCGCCCAAGCGTGCTGTGCGGCTACGGCGATCACGTGGGTTGCCTGCCGGTCGATCCCTGCGACCAAACGACCTCGGGGCACATGGCCACCCAGTGGCTGCTCTGGTCGACCCGGACCGGAATCGAGGGGGAGAAGCGGGCCCTTGCGCCGCACGAGCTTGGCCGGGTGGCCTGGGACGCGCTTTTCGCGTGA
- a CDS encoding aminotransferase class I/II-fold pyridoxal phosphate-dependent enzyme: protein MTLPNDNRSPMGIAEHDKHSLIQKMREKLSHRQSPSPRASSFPAATPAEDVCDFRQFADVKKIQIHKAVARQWNIDSLYFLCHDGVAKDTTSFDGRVCLNFSTYDYLGLNGSPELNAAAMHALDHYGSSSSGSRPTSGERPPHRELERALADLHGAKDCVVFVSGHATNVWTIYQLFKKRDLVLYDSLSHNSIIQGAQISGAVRMPFPHNDLDALEAILAAERQHYRRTLLVTEGLFSMDGDIPDLPRLIELKKKYRCFLMVDEAHALGVLGGTGRGIAEHFGVDPGGVDIWMGTLSKTLCGCGGYVAGCAELVECLKYLAPGFLYSVGMSPPLAAVSREAIAMMLREPRRVRALQEISAYFLEYARGKGLNTGRAQGHAIFPIMVGGSIEAALLASRLFQKGVYVIPIIFPVVEERAARLRFFLSSSHTREQVRRALDLVARELPLVHEEASAMIETQHHDASLDDLE from the coding sequence ATGACCTTGCCGAATGACAACAGGAGCCCCATGGGCATAGCCGAGCACGACAAGCACTCCTTGATACAAAAGATGCGCGAGAAGCTCTCGCATCGCCAATCTCCATCGCCCCGCGCCTCCTCCTTCCCGGCCGCCACGCCCGCCGAGGATGTCTGCGACTTCCGGCAGTTTGCGGACGTCAAGAAGATCCAGATCCACAAGGCTGTGGCCAGGCAGTGGAATATCGATTCGCTATATTTTTTGTGTCACGACGGCGTGGCCAAGGACACCACCTCCTTTGACGGCAGGGTCTGCCTCAACTTTTCCACCTACGACTATCTGGGCCTCAACGGTTCGCCCGAACTCAACGCCGCGGCCATGCATGCCCTGGATCATTACGGCAGCAGCAGTTCGGGCAGTCGCCCCACATCCGGCGAGCGCCCGCCCCACCGGGAACTCGAACGGGCCCTGGCCGACCTCCACGGCGCGAAGGACTGCGTGGTCTTCGTCAGCGGTCACGCCACCAACGTCTGGACCATCTATCAGCTCTTCAAGAAGCGGGATCTGGTCCTGTACGACAGCCTGTCCCACAATTCCATCATCCAGGGCGCCCAGATCTCCGGGGCCGTGCGCATGCCCTTCCCGCACAACGACCTGGACGCCCTGGAGGCCATCCTGGCCGCCGAACGCCAGCACTACAGGCGGACCCTGCTGGTCACCGAGGGTCTTTTCAGCATGGACGGGGACATTCCCGATCTGCCGCGACTGATCGAACTCAAAAAAAAGTACCGCTGCTTTCTCATGGTGGACGAGGCCCATGCCCTCGGCGTGCTTGGGGGCACAGGGCGCGGCATTGCCGAGCACTTCGGGGTGGACCCGGGCGGGGTGGACATCTGGATGGGCACCTTAAGCAAGACCCTGTGCGGCTGCGGCGGCTATGTGGCGGGCTGCGCCGAACTGGTGGAGTGCCTGAAATACCTGGCGCCCGGCTTCCTTTACAGCGTGGGCATGTCCCCGCCCCTGGCCGCCGTCAGCCGGGAGGCCATCGCCATGATGCTCCGTGAGCCGCGACGAGTGCGGGCCCTGCAGGAAATCAGCGCGTATTTTCTGGAGTATGCCCGGGGCAAGGGGCTCAATACCGGACGCGCCCAGGGCCACGCCATCTTCCCGATCATGGTGGGCGGCTCCATCGAGGCCGCCCTGCTGGCCTCCCGGCTCTTTCAAAAGGGCGTCTACGTCATCCCCATCATCTTCCCTGTGGTGGAGGAACGGGCGGCACGGCTGCGGTTTTTCCTCTCAAGCTCCCACACCAGGGAGCAGGTGCGCCGCGCCCTGGACCTGGTGGCGCGGGAACTCCCCCTGGTGCACGAGGAGGCCTCCGCCATGATCGAGACACAGCACCATGACGCCAGCCTCGACGACCTGGAATAG